One genomic segment of Streptomyces sp. NBC_00239 includes these proteins:
- a CDS encoding ABC transporter ATP-binding protein — protein MAVADTAGQQGWARRLAAYTWRYRLNVLLALGSSLAGMAVMALVPLVTKVIIDDVIGDRSKPMGPWAGMLIGAAVLVYVMTYIRRYYGGRLALDVQHDLRTDMYATIARLDGRRQDELSTGQVVGRATSDLQLIQGLLFMLPMTIGNFLLFGISLAIMLWLSPLLTLVALAMAPALWFIAKRSRIKLFPATWYAQGQAAAVAGVVDGAVTGVRVVKGFGQEEQETGKLREAGRRLFAGRLRTIRLNSRYTPALQAVPALGQVAMLGLGGWMATRGQVTLGTFVAFSTYLAQLVGPVRMLAMVLTVGQQARAGVERVLELVDTEPAIADGTRELPADAPATVEFDNVTFGYARPDGETSAADGGSGDGSGSSGNGPAGGSPAVRPVLDGFSLSIAAGETVALVGASGSGKSTLSLLLPRFYDVTGGAVRIGGHDVRELTHDSLRAAIGLVPEDSFLFSDTVRANLAYGRPDATDDEIRAAARAAQADGFIEALPAGYDTKVGEHGLTLSGGQRQRLALARALLTDPRLLLLDDATSAVDARIEHEIHEALRAVMAGRTTLLIAHRRSTLALADRIAVLDRGRLSDVGTHEELERRSALYRRLLTDPDALAAGSPRVPESDAEVIADLERDLEDLEIEAEIDAEPVNAKRRVADGVTPELWRRPGEAAPASSSASGSGSGSASGSAPGSASGGAGAAPAGGAPGTPGAASTAAAVAGMPATPELLAQVAALPPADDTPGIDEDRAAAAEESYGLRRLLRGFWAPLAVSLGLVAVDAGAGLLLPILIRHGIDEGVQQLALGAVWAAAGLALAVVMAQWAAQFAETRMTGRTGERVLYALRVKIFAQLQRLGLDYYERELTGRIMTRMTTDVDALSTFLQTGLVTAVVSVFTFFGILIALLVLDVELALIVFATLPLLVIGTIVFRRKSVRAYELARDRVSVVNADLQESVAGLRIVQAFRREHAGAARFAERSDGYREARVRGQWLISVYFPFVQLLASGAAAAVLIVGAGRVEAGTLTTGALVAYLLYIDLFFAPVQQLSQVFDGYQQATVSLGRMQELLREPTSTPAAERPRAVTALRGDIAFEDVHFAYGTAEERGEKGEALSGIDLRIPAGQTVAFVGETGAGKSTLVKLVARFYDPTGGRVTADGTDLRELDLTGYRHRLGVVPQEPYLFPGTVRDAIAYGRADATDAEVEAAARAVGAHEMIATLEGGYLHTVAERGRNLSAGQRQLIALARAELVDPDVLLLDEATAALDLATEALVNQATDRLAGKRTTLVVAHRLTTAARADRVVVMDRGRVVEDGTHAELLALGGRYAQLWQTFIGSVGEDERATAA, from the coding sequence GTGGCGGTGGCGGACACAGCCGGGCAACAGGGATGGGCCAGGCGACTGGCCGCGTACACCTGGCGGTACCGGCTCAACGTGCTGCTGGCACTCGGCTCCTCACTGGCCGGCATGGCCGTGATGGCCCTCGTGCCGCTCGTCACCAAGGTGATCATCGACGACGTCATAGGCGACCGCAGCAAGCCGATGGGCCCCTGGGCGGGGATGCTCATAGGCGCGGCGGTCCTCGTGTACGTGATGACGTACATCCGCCGGTACTACGGCGGCCGCCTCGCCCTCGACGTCCAGCACGACCTGCGCACCGACATGTACGCGACCATCGCGCGGCTCGACGGCCGACGCCAGGACGAGCTGTCCACCGGGCAGGTCGTCGGCCGGGCCACCAGCGACCTCCAGCTGATCCAGGGCCTCCTCTTCATGCTCCCGATGACCATCGGGAACTTCCTCCTGTTCGGCATATCCCTGGCGATCATGCTGTGGCTCTCGCCGCTGCTCACCCTGGTCGCCCTCGCCATGGCCCCCGCCCTCTGGTTCATCGCCAAGCGCAGCCGGATCAAGCTCTTCCCCGCCACCTGGTACGCCCAGGGCCAGGCCGCGGCCGTCGCCGGCGTCGTCGACGGCGCCGTCACCGGCGTCCGCGTCGTCAAGGGCTTCGGACAGGAGGAACAGGAGACCGGCAAGCTCCGCGAGGCCGGCCGCCGGCTCTTCGCCGGACGGCTGCGCACCATCCGCCTGAACTCCCGCTACACCCCCGCACTGCAGGCCGTCCCCGCCCTCGGCCAGGTCGCGATGCTCGGCCTCGGCGGCTGGATGGCCACCCGCGGCCAGGTCACCCTCGGCACCTTCGTCGCCTTCTCCACCTACCTCGCCCAGCTCGTCGGCCCGGTCCGGATGCTGGCCATGGTGCTCACCGTCGGCCAGCAGGCCCGGGCCGGCGTGGAACGCGTCCTGGAGCTCGTCGACACCGAGCCCGCCATCGCCGACGGCACCCGCGAACTGCCCGCCGACGCCCCCGCCACCGTCGAGTTCGACAACGTCACCTTCGGCTACGCCCGGCCGGACGGCGAGACCTCCGCGGCCGACGGCGGCTCCGGCGACGGCTCCGGCAGCTCCGGCAACGGCCCGGCGGGCGGCTCCCCGGCGGTCCGGCCGGTCCTGGACGGCTTCTCGCTCAGCATCGCCGCCGGCGAGACCGTCGCCCTGGTCGGCGCCTCCGGCAGCGGCAAGTCCACCCTCTCGCTGCTCCTGCCCCGCTTCTACGACGTCACCGGCGGCGCGGTCCGGATCGGCGGCCACGACGTGCGCGAACTGACCCACGACTCGCTGCGCGCCGCCATCGGCCTGGTCCCCGAGGACAGCTTCCTCTTCTCCGACACCGTCCGCGCCAACCTCGCGTACGGCCGCCCCGACGCCACCGACGACGAGATCCGGGCCGCCGCCCGCGCCGCCCAGGCGGACGGCTTCATCGAGGCCCTGCCCGCCGGCTACGACACCAAGGTCGGCGAACACGGCCTCACCCTCTCCGGCGGCCAGCGCCAGCGCCTCGCGCTCGCCCGCGCCCTGCTCACCGACCCCCGGCTGCTGCTCCTCGACGACGCCACCTCCGCCGTCGACGCCCGGATCGAACACGAGATCCACGAGGCGCTGCGCGCCGTCATGGCCGGCCGCACCACCCTGCTGATCGCCCACCGCCGCTCCACGCTCGCGCTGGCCGACCGGATCGCGGTCCTCGACCGCGGCCGGCTCTCCGACGTGGGCACCCACGAGGAGCTGGAACGCCGCTCCGCGCTCTACCGCAGGCTGCTCACCGACCCCGACGCGCTGGCCGCCGGCTCCCCGCGGGTGCCGGAATCCGACGCCGAGGTCATCGCAGACCTGGAGCGGGACCTGGAGGACCTGGAGATCGAGGCGGAAATCGACGCCGAGCCGGTCAACGCCAAGCGGCGGGTCGCGGACGGGGTCACCCCCGAGCTGTGGCGCCGGCCCGGCGAAGCCGCCCCGGCCTCTTCCTCTGCCTCCGGTTCCGGTTCCGGTTCCGCTTCCGGCTCCGCTCCGGGTTCCGCTTCCGGTGGTGCGGGAGCCGCCCCGGCGGGCGGAGCCCCCGGGACGCCCGGCGCCGCGTCGACGGCCGCCGCCGTCGCCGGCATGCCCGCCACCCCCGAGCTGCTCGCCCAGGTCGCCGCGCTGCCGCCGGCCGACGACACCCCCGGCATCGACGAGGACCGGGCCGCGGCCGCGGAGGAGAGCTACGGCCTGCGCCGCCTGCTGCGCGGCTTCTGGGCCCCGCTCGCGGTCAGCCTCGGCCTGGTCGCCGTGGACGCGGGCGCCGGCCTGCTGCTGCCGATCCTGATCCGGCACGGCATCGACGAGGGCGTCCAGCAGCTCGCCCTGGGCGCCGTGTGGGCCGCGGCCGGACTCGCGCTGGCCGTCGTCATGGCCCAGTGGGCCGCCCAGTTCGCCGAGACCCGGATGACCGGCCGCACCGGCGAGCGGGTCCTGTACGCCCTGCGCGTCAAGATCTTCGCCCAGTTGCAGCGCCTCGGCCTCGACTACTACGAGCGCGAGCTGACCGGCCGGATCATGACCCGGATGACCACCGACGTGGACGCGCTCAGCACCTTCCTGCAGACCGGCCTGGTCACCGCCGTCGTCTCCGTCTTCACCTTCTTCGGCATCCTGATCGCACTGCTCGTCCTCGACGTGGAGCTCGCGCTCATCGTCTTCGCGACCCTGCCGCTGCTGGTCATCGGCACCATCGTGTTCCGCCGCAAGTCCGTCCGGGCGTACGAGCTGGCCCGGGACCGGGTCAGCGTCGTCAACGCCGACCTCCAGGAGTCCGTGGCGGGCCTGCGCATCGTGCAGGCCTTCCGCCGCGAGCACGCGGGCGCCGCCCGGTTCGCGGAGCGCAGCGACGGCTACCGGGAGGCCCGGGTCCGCGGACAGTGGCTGATATCCGTGTACTTCCCGTTCGTCCAGCTGCTGGCGTCCGGCGCCGCCGCCGCGGTGCTGATCGTCGGTGCCGGCCGGGTCGAGGCCGGCACCCTGACCACCGGCGCGCTGGTGGCCTACCTCCTCTACATCGACCTGTTCTTCGCCCCCGTGCAGCAGCTCTCCCAGGTGTTCGACGGCTACCAGCAGGCGACCGTCTCGCTGGGCCGGATGCAGGAGCTGCTGCGCGAGCCCACCAGCACCCCGGCCGCCGAGCGGCCCCGCGCGGTGACCGCCCTACGCGGCGACATCGCCTTCGAGGACGTCCACTTCGCGTACGGGACGGCGGAGGAGCGCGGCGAGAAGGGGGAAGCCCTCTCGGGCATCGACCTGCGGATCCCGGCGGGCCAGACCGTCGCCTTCGTCGGCGAGACCGGCGCCGGCAAGTCCACCCTCGTCAAGCTGGTCGCCCGGTTCTACGACCCGACCGGCGGCCGGGTCACCGCCGACGGCACCGACCTGCGCGAGCTGGACCTCACCGGCTACCGGCACCGCCTCGGCGTCGTACCGCAGGAGCCGTACCTCTTCCCCGGGACCGTGCGCGACGCGATCGCGTACGGGCGGGCGGACGCGACGGACGCAGAGGTGGAGGCGGCGGCCCGCGCGGTCGGCGCCCACGAGATGATCGCCACCCTCGAAGGCGGCTACCTGCACACGGTGGCCGAGCGGGGCCGCAACCTCTCGGCTGGCCAGCGCCAGCTGATCGCGCTGGCCCGCGCCGAGCTCGTCGACCCCGACGTGCTGCTCCTCGACGAGGCCACCGCCGCCCTCGACCTGGCCACCGAGGCCCTGGTCAACCAGGCCACCGACCGGCTCGCGGGCAAGCGCACCACCCTCGTGGTCGCCCACCGCCTGACCACCGCGGCCCGCGCCGACCGGGTGGTGGTCATGGACCGCGGCCGGGTCGTCGAGGACGGTACGCACGCCGAACTCCTCGCGCTGGGCGGCCGGTACGCGCAGCTGTGGCAGACCTTCATCGGCAGCGTGGGCGAGGACGAGCGGGCCACGGCGGCCTGA
- a CDS encoding thiamine pyrophosphate-binding protein: MTHDHDLVLRPTEAQTAAALAPPPGRTGGDLVVETLRSLGATTVFGLPGQHALGVFDAVGRSDLRLIGLRVENNAGFAADAYGRITGEAAPLFLSTGPGALTSLAALQEAAAASAPVVAISSQVPSAGLGGGRRGHLHELRDQAASFRDVVKSVHLARSQSQIPSAIAAAWESALTAPHGPVWVEIPEDVLRAETVIPQVTGVDATPHELAPRPELTAVAAHWLENAARPVIIAGGGVVRADASGKLKQLAERLNAPVVTTFGGKGAFPWTHPLSLQSWLEDRHMTDFLEDADVLLVVGSGLGELSSNYHTFLPGGRVIQIEADLGKLESNHPALGIHADARLALQALLETVAERPDPKAPERVRDVLAEIRARLAGQDLALEQSLLDAIRAALPPRSPSFWDMTILGYWAWSAFDARHPNTMHSAQGAGGLGYAFPAALGAAVAEPGTPVLAVSGDGGSMYSVAELATARQHDLDVTWLIVDDGGYGILRAYMSDSFDGRTAGTELTRPDFVALAESFGVPAATTSPENLRADLARALKTPGPSVLVLPAVLKMFAPTHT, translated from the coding sequence GTGACGCACGACCACGACCTGGTTCTCCGTCCCACCGAGGCACAGACGGCCGCCGCACTGGCGCCGCCGCCGGGCCGCACGGGCGGGGACCTGGTCGTGGAGACCCTCCGCAGCCTGGGCGCCACCACCGTCTTCGGGCTGCCGGGCCAGCACGCGCTCGGCGTCTTCGACGCGGTCGGGCGCTCCGACCTGCGGCTGATCGGGCTCCGGGTGGAGAACAACGCGGGCTTCGCCGCCGACGCCTACGGCCGCATCACCGGCGAGGCGGCCCCGCTGTTCCTCTCCACCGGGCCCGGCGCGCTCACCTCGCTGGCCGCCCTCCAGGAAGCGGCCGCCGCCTCCGCCCCGGTGGTCGCCATCTCCTCCCAGGTCCCGAGCGCGGGCCTGGGCGGCGGCCGCCGCGGCCACCTGCACGAGCTGCGCGACCAGGCCGCGTCCTTCCGCGACGTGGTCAAGTCCGTCCACCTCGCCCGCAGCCAGTCCCAGATCCCCTCCGCGATCGCGGCGGCCTGGGAATCGGCGCTGACCGCCCCGCACGGCCCGGTGTGGGTGGAGATCCCCGAGGACGTGCTCCGCGCCGAGACCGTGATCCCGCAGGTCACCGGCGTGGACGCGACCCCGCACGAGCTCGCCCCGCGGCCCGAGCTGACCGCGGTCGCGGCCCACTGGCTGGAGAACGCGGCCCGCCCGGTGATCATCGCGGGCGGAGGCGTCGTACGTGCCGACGCCTCCGGCAAGCTGAAGCAGCTCGCGGAACGCCTGAACGCGCCCGTCGTCACCACCTTCGGCGGCAAGGGTGCCTTCCCCTGGACCCACCCGCTCTCCCTCCAGTCCTGGCTGGAGGACCGCCACATGACCGACTTCCTGGAGGACGCGGACGTCCTCCTCGTCGTCGGCTCGGGCCTCGGCGAGCTGTCCTCGAACTACCACACGTTCCTGCCCGGCGGCCGGGTGATCCAGATCGAGGCCGACCTCGGCAAGCTGGAGTCCAACCACCCCGCCCTCGGCATCCACGCCGACGCCCGGCTCGCCCTCCAGGCGCTGCTGGAGACCGTCGCCGAGCGCCCCGACCCGAAGGCCCCGGAGCGGGTACGGGACGTCCTCGCGGAGATCCGGGCCCGGCTGGCCGGCCAGGACCTCGCCCTGGAGCAGTCCCTCCTCGACGCGATCCGCGCCGCCCTGCCGCCCCGCTCCCCGTCCTTCTGGGACATGACGATCCTCGGCTACTGGGCCTGGTCCGCCTTCGACGCCCGGCACCCGAACACCATGCACTCCGCCCAGGGCGCCGGCGGCCTCGGCTACGCCTTCCCCGCCGCCCTCGGCGCGGCCGTCGCCGAACCCGGCACCCCCGTCCTCGCCGTCTCCGGCGACGGCGGCTCGATGTACTCCGTCGCCGAGCTGGCCACCGCCCGCCAGCACGACCTGGACGTCACCTGGCTGATCGTCGACGACGGCGGCTACGGCATCCTGCGCGCGTACATGAGCGACTCCTTCGACGGCCGCACCGCCGGCACCGAGCTGACCCGCCCCGACTTCGTCGCCCTCGCCGAGTCCTTCGGCGTCCCGGCGGCGACCACCAGCCCCGAGAACCTGCGCGCCGACCTCGCCCGGGCGCTCAAGACCCCGGGGCCCTCGGTGCTGGTGCTGCCCGCCGTCCTGAAGATGTTCGCCCCGACGCACACGTAG
- a CDS encoding PucR family transcriptional regulator codes for MAELPPSDPVALAALLAVPELGLRRLAGPADADVHGVHASEMADPSPYLLGGELLLTAGAELGGDPEAYVARLVAAGAAGLGFGVAPVHEEVPAGLVAACARQGLALLEVPQPTPFTAVARTVWRLMAEARTRELRRVAEAQQSLAAAASRPDPVPAVLARLAAVLHGHVLLTAPDGGRRTAGRAVPDEVAAALDALTGRPAAPGPATATDTRAGWQLSAYALGRPADDARGAVLALAAPARAPGDHALASAAAVLLALLTAPRAAGAGAEGAALTRLLLDGSPAEAAAALGPGPWTVVHALPAGVRDPAPLAAALGTALMDAEAARPVVRLIVAGEPGPQPGWTLGLSAPSALAEPAVADAQAARALRRARGARTALARHSAGAGIDALVDGAEARAHAAAVLAPLGPDLAETLRTWLAQHGSWDRTATALGVHRNTVRQRIARCAALLGADLDDPDVRMELWFALRHAEAAGPS; via the coding sequence ATGGCGGAGCTGCCTCCCTCGGACCCGGTCGCGCTGGCGGCCCTGCTCGCCGTGCCCGAGCTGGGGCTGCGCCGGCTGGCCGGCCCGGCCGACGCCGACGTGCACGGGGTGCACGCCTCGGAGATGGCGGACCCGTCCCCGTACCTGCTGGGCGGCGAGCTGCTGCTGACGGCGGGCGCGGAACTCGGCGGCGACCCGGAGGCGTACGTGGCGCGGCTGGTGGCGGCCGGGGCGGCGGGGCTGGGGTTCGGCGTGGCGCCGGTGCACGAGGAGGTCCCGGCGGGCCTGGTCGCGGCCTGCGCCCGCCAGGGGCTGGCACTGCTGGAGGTGCCTCAGCCGACCCCGTTCACGGCGGTGGCGCGGACCGTCTGGCGGCTGATGGCGGAGGCGCGGACCCGGGAGCTGCGGCGGGTGGCGGAGGCACAGCAGTCCCTCGCCGCGGCCGCGTCCCGGCCGGACCCGGTGCCGGCGGTGCTGGCCCGACTGGCGGCCGTCCTGCACGGGCACGTGCTGCTGACGGCCCCGGACGGCGGCCGGCGCACGGCCGGGCGGGCGGTCCCGGACGAGGTGGCGGCGGCGCTGGACGCGCTGACCGGCCGGCCGGCCGCACCGGGCCCGGCCACCGCCACGGACACCCGGGCGGGATGGCAGCTGTCGGCGTACGCACTGGGCCGCCCGGCCGACGACGCCCGCGGGGCGGTCCTGGCGCTGGCCGCGCCCGCCCGGGCGCCCGGGGACCACGCGCTGGCCTCGGCCGCCGCCGTGCTGCTGGCCCTGCTCACCGCGCCCCGGGCTGCGGGGGCCGGGGCGGAGGGCGCGGCACTGACCCGGCTGCTGCTGGACGGGAGCCCGGCCGAGGCGGCCGCGGCGCTCGGGCCGGGGCCGTGGACCGTGGTGCACGCGCTGCCCGCCGGCGTCCGGGATCCGGCGCCGCTGGCGGCGGCGCTGGGCACGGCGCTCATGGACGCCGAGGCGGCCCGGCCGGTCGTACGGCTGATCGTGGCGGGCGAGCCGGGGCCGCAGCCGGGCTGGACGCTGGGGCTGAGCGCGCCCTCGGCGCTGGCGGAGCCGGCCGTCGCCGACGCGCAGGCCGCCCGGGCGCTGCGCCGGGCCAGGGGCGCGCGCACCGCGCTGGCCCGGCACTCCGCGGGGGCCGGGATCGACGCGCTGGTCGACGGGGCGGAGGCGCGGGCGCACGCGGCGGCGGTGCTGGCGCCGCTCGGGCCGGACCTCGCCGAGACGCTGCGCACCTGGCTGGCGCAGCACGGCAGCTGGGACCGTACGGCGACCGCGCTCGGCGTGCACCGGAACACGGTCCGCCAGCGCATCGCGCGCTGCGCGGCCCTGCTGGGCGCCGACCTGGACGACCCGGACGTACGGATGGAGCTGTGGTTCGCCCTGCGCCATGCCGAAGCCGCCGGGCCTTCCTGA
- the speB gene encoding agmatinase, which translates to MSTEQQPRGPVDSSRIPRYAGPATFARLPRLDEVGSADVAVVGVPFDSGVSYRPGARFGGNAIREASRLLRPYNPAQDASPFALAQVADAGDIAVNPFNINEAVETVEAAADELLGAGSRLMTLGGDHTIALPLLRSVAKKHGPVALLHFDAHLDTWDTYFGAEYTHGTPFRRAVEEGILDTEALSHVGTRGPLYGKQDLDDDAKMGFGIVTSADVYRRGADEVADQLRQRIGDRPLYISIDIDVLDPAHAPGTGTPEAGGMTSRELLEIIRGLSSCNLVSADVVEVAPAYDHAEITSVAASHTAYELTTIMSRQIAASRQG; encoded by the coding sequence ATGAGCACCGAGCAGCAGCCGCGCGGACCCGTCGACTCCTCCCGCATCCCGCGGTACGCCGGACCGGCCACCTTCGCCCGCCTGCCCCGCCTGGACGAGGTCGGCTCCGCCGACGTCGCCGTGGTCGGTGTGCCCTTCGACTCCGGTGTCTCCTACCGCCCCGGCGCCCGCTTCGGCGGCAACGCCATCCGCGAGGCCTCCCGCCTGCTGCGCCCGTACAACCCGGCCCAGGACGCCTCCCCCTTCGCCCTGGCGCAGGTCGCGGACGCCGGCGACATCGCGGTGAACCCCTTCAACATCAACGAGGCCGTCGAGACCGTCGAGGCCGCGGCCGACGAGCTGCTCGGCGCCGGCTCCCGCCTGATGACCCTCGGCGGCGACCACACCATCGCCCTGCCGCTGCTGCGCTCGGTCGCCAAGAAGCACGGCCCGGTCGCGCTCCTGCACTTCGACGCGCACCTCGACACCTGGGACACCTACTTCGGCGCCGAGTACACGCACGGCACGCCGTTCCGCCGCGCGGTGGAAGAGGGCATCCTCGACACCGAGGCGCTCTCCCACGTCGGCACCCGCGGCCCGCTCTACGGCAAGCAGGACCTCGACGACGACGCCAAGATGGGCTTCGGCATCGTCACCTCCGCGGACGTCTACCGCCGCGGCGCCGACGAGGTCGCCGACCAGCTGCGCCAGCGCATCGGCGACCGCCCGCTGTACATCTCCATCGACATCGACGTCCTGGACCCGGCGCACGCGCCCGGCACCGGCACGCCCGAGGCGGGCGGCATGACCTCCCGCGAGCTGCTGGAGATCATCCGCGGCCTGTCCTCCTGCAACCTCGTCTCCGCGGACGTGGTCGAGGTCGCTCCGGCGTACGATCACGCCGAGATCACCTCCGTCGCGGCCTCGCACACCGCGTACGAGCTGACCACGATCATGAGCCGCCAGATCGCCGCGTCCCGGCAGGGCTGA